The Algoriphagus sanaruensis genome window below encodes:
- a CDS encoding formimidoylglutamase produces MNIQSFFEPVPDVLLEKTYPENSFFNQINVFGKSFPDISKAQIALVGIKECRGALHAESMERGSLEIREKLYELKRSAAAYRIVDLGDLLAGESLNDTYQNIRQVGEYLMKHQILPVFFGGSHDLDYGQYLSYQKMKKLVTLVTVDAKIDMEEKGAESERHTQEIVLHQPNFLFSYTHLAFQSFLTDPMLIQVMEKLYFDQVRLGQIRDHFKEIEPLIRDADLMSFDLCAIQSADAPGASDAQPFGLTGEEACQICWFAGTNEKLSSFGLFGYDPYYDNAHNKTAKLAAVMIWYFIEGFYSRKDSLSFKSADYIKYTVSLDSKPNNLVFYKSKRSGKWWMEIPHNEKLRFDRVSTVPCSYADYQLAQKGEIPERWINAQIKLY; encoded by the coding sequence ATGAATATCCAATCTTTCTTTGAGCCGGTTCCTGACGTATTACTCGAAAAAACCTACCCCGAGAATTCTTTTTTTAATCAGATCAACGTTTTTGGTAAGTCATTTCCAGATATTTCTAAAGCCCAAATTGCTTTGGTCGGAATTAAAGAGTGCCGGGGGGCACTTCATGCTGAAAGTATGGAGCGTGGTAGTTTGGAGATTAGAGAAAAGCTATACGAATTAAAACGAAGTGCTGCGGCTTATCGAATAGTTGATTTAGGCGATTTATTAGCAGGAGAAAGTCTAAATGATACCTATCAAAACATCCGACAAGTAGGAGAGTATTTGATGAAGCATCAAATCTTGCCTGTGTTTTTTGGAGGATCGCATGACCTTGATTACGGGCAGTACCTGTCCTATCAAAAAATGAAAAAATTGGTAACTCTGGTGACAGTAGATGCCAAAATTGATATGGAGGAGAAAGGAGCCGAAAGTGAGCGGCATACCCAAGAGATTGTCCTTCATCAACCCAATTTTCTTTTTTCCTACACTCACCTGGCTTTTCAGAGTTTTCTCACAGATCCAATGTTGATTCAAGTAATGGAAAAACTTTACTTTGATCAGGTTAGGTTAGGTCAAATTCGAGATCATTTCAAGGAAATTGAACCCCTCATTCGTGATGCTGATTTAATGAGTTTTGACTTGTGTGCGATTCAGTCTGCCGATGCACCGGGAGCTTCTGATGCTCAACCTTTTGGCCTGACGGGTGAAGAAGCTTGCCAAATCTGCTGGTTTGCAGGGACCAATGAAAAATTGAGTTCTTTTGGTTTGTTTGGGTATGATCCCTATTACGACAATGCTCATAATAAAACAGCCAAGCTCGCTGCAGTAATGATTTGGTACTTCATTGAAGGGTTTTACAGCAGAAAAGACAGCCTTTCGTTTAAAAGTGCAGATTACATCAAATACACAGTTTCCTTGGACTCAAAGCCTAACAACTTGGTTTTTTACAAAAGCAAACGAAGTGGAAAGTGGTGGATGGAAATTCCCCACAATGAAAAATTAAGATTTGATCGGGTGAGTACAGTTCCTTGCAGCTATGCAGATTATCAATTAGCACAAAAAGGTGAAATCCCTGAACGCTGGATCAATGCTCAGATTAAGTTGTATTGA
- the murQ gene encoding N-acetylmuramic acid 6-phosphate etherase, with protein MKVTESSSHYENLEKMGVTQLLQHINEEDHKVAPAVKEKLEAIAAFVEQLVPRMKEGGRLFYIGAGTSGRLGILDASECPPTYGVPHDWVIGLIAGGDAAIRKAVENAEDDPEQAWKDIQAYGFSELDTVIGIAASGTTPYVIGGVKKAREKGLLTACITCNPESPLAKSVEYPIEVVVGPEFVTGSTRMKSGTAQKLVLNMISTTVMIKLGRVKGNKMVDMQLSNAKLVDRGTKMIVEATGLDYPTAQQMLLTHGSVRNATEFYYQNRDKA; from the coding sequence ATGAAGGTGACCGAAAGTAGTTCTCACTACGAGAATTTGGAGAAAATGGGCGTGACCCAACTCCTCCAGCATATTAATGAAGAAGACCACAAAGTTGCTCCCGCTGTAAAAGAAAAATTGGAAGCGATAGCTGCTTTTGTAGAACAACTTGTTCCTCGAATGAAAGAGGGTGGGCGCTTGTTTTACATTGGAGCAGGAACAAGCGGCAGACTAGGAATTTTGGACGCCTCCGAATGTCCTCCTACCTATGGGGTCCCTCATGATTGGGTAATTGGATTAATCGCAGGAGGAGACGCTGCCATTCGAAAAGCAGTTGAAAATGCAGAAGATGATCCTGAACAAGCTTGGAAGGATATTCAGGCCTATGGGTTTTCAGAATTGGACACAGTTATTGGCATTGCCGCCTCGGGCACTACTCCCTATGTGATTGGAGGTGTGAAAAAGGCCAGAGAAAAGGGACTGTTGACAGCATGTATCACATGTAATCCAGAATCTCCATTGGCTAAATCCGTTGAATATCCGATCGAGGTGGTGGTAGGGCCAGAATTTGTCACAGGTAGTACTCGTATGAAGTCAGGTACTGCTCAGAAGTTGGTTCTCAATATGATTTCCACCACGGTAATGATCAAGTTGGGAAGGGTTAAGGGGAATAAGATGGTAGATATGCAACTTTCCAATGCGAAATTGGTGGATCGTGGAACAAAAATGATTGTGGAGGCCACTGGCCTCGACTATCCTACAGCCCAACAAATGTTGCTTACCCACGGATCAGTTCGCAATGCAACCGAATTTTATTATCAAAATCGGGATAAAGCTTAA
- the trxA gene encoding thioredoxin, with protein MPKKNPKDIISQSQDAVLVDFYADWCGPCQTMNPVIDEALQELGGKIKLLKINVDRHPQLSQQFGIRSIPHYILFKRGKILWRKGGVITRRELVQQLKGFA; from the coding sequence ATGCCCAAGAAAAACCCAAAGGATATCATCTCCCAAAGTCAGGACGCGGTGCTTGTGGACTTTTACGCAGATTGGTGCGGTCCTTGTCAGACCATGAATCCAGTTATAGACGAAGCACTTCAGGAATTGGGAGGAAAAATCAAACTACTAAAAATCAATGTAGATAGACACCCTCAACTCAGTCAACAATTTGGGATTCGATCAATTCCTCATTATATACTTTTTAAGCGAGGGAAAATCCTCTGGAGAAAAGGAGGCGTGATTACCAGGCGGGAATTGGTTCAACAATTAAAGGGATTCGCATAA
- a CDS encoding pseudouridine synthase codes for MKKNNPRKPFFNQDNQSSDDSKFSKKDSSTSRGSKFESKNEGFDSRKKSFGKGDDRFAKSNFSKKAEGKPAFKKWGEENPSSGEKFGSKSKGKFFKDDRSNDPKPAFSKRNDSNDERKSFGEKRFGKEGGEFKKKFEPKSESGYKKSFGEKSDRVRKDDFGSKRFDQGEGAKKPFKKNFSDDSSSKKEEGKLVYKGRGRDQKPVFGIEKPKYGEDKGTTKRGFGKNRPKKFEVDIERPEYNFEHIPQNKKSNEDGAIRLNKYIANSGICSRREADELISSGQISVNGEVIKEMGHKVKKSDRVVFQGKRINPEKPVYVLLNKPKDFITTTEDPMERKTVMRLVENACEERIFPVGRLDRNTTGLLLFTNDGELAAKLSHPSNEIKKIYQVTLDKPLTYKDEEEILEGLTLEDGEAKVDDMQVLSADRKILGLEIHIGRNRIVRRIFAHLGYEVVGLDRVMYAGLDKKDLKRGHYRFLTEKEVIRLKYYV; via the coding sequence ATGAAAAAGAACAATCCTAGAAAACCATTTTTTAATCAAGACAATCAAAGTTCGGACGATTCGAAGTTCTCAAAGAAAGACAGTTCAACTTCTAGAGGCTCCAAATTTGAGTCTAAAAACGAGGGGTTTGATTCCCGGAAAAAATCATTTGGAAAAGGCGATGATCGATTCGCCAAGTCCAATTTTTCAAAAAAAGCAGAGGGAAAACCAGCATTTAAAAAATGGGGAGAGGAAAATCCTTCATCCGGAGAAAAGTTTGGATCTAAATCCAAAGGTAAATTTTTTAAAGATGATCGATCAAATGATCCAAAGCCTGCATTTTCTAAGCGAAATGATTCAAATGACGAACGCAAATCATTTGGAGAAAAGCGATTTGGAAAGGAGGGTGGCGAGTTCAAGAAAAAATTTGAACCTAAAAGTGAGTCTGGCTACAAAAAATCTTTTGGTGAGAAGTCTGACCGGGTAAGAAAGGATGACTTTGGGTCTAAGAGATTTGACCAAGGTGAAGGTGCCAAAAAACCGTTCAAGAAGAATTTCTCTGACGATTCTTCCTCCAAAAAAGAAGAGGGAAAATTGGTTTATAAAGGTCGTGGCCGTGATCAGAAGCCTGTTTTTGGGATCGAAAAACCCAAGTATGGGGAAGATAAAGGAACAACTAAGAGGGGTTTCGGTAAAAACAGACCCAAAAAGTTTGAAGTAGATATCGAGAGGCCAGAATACAATTTTGAGCATATCCCTCAAAACAAAAAGTCCAATGAAGACGGAGCGATCCGTCTCAATAAGTACATCGCCAATTCAGGTATTTGTAGCCGTCGAGAGGCAGATGAGTTAATTTCATCAGGCCAGATTTCGGTGAATGGAGAGGTGATCAAGGAGATGGGACATAAAGTAAAAAAATCAGACCGAGTGGTCTTCCAAGGAAAACGAATTAATCCTGAAAAACCGGTCTATGTCCTTTTGAATAAGCCTAAGGACTTTATTACCACCACTGAAGATCCGATGGAGAGAAAGACTGTTATGCGCTTGGTAGAAAATGCCTGTGAAGAGCGGATTTTCCCGGTAGGTCGTCTGGATCGCAATACTACAGGACTTCTTTTGTTTACCAACGATGGGGAATTGGCTGCGAAACTTTCTCACCCTTCCAATGAAATCAAAAAAATTTATCAGGTGACACTGGATAAACCATTGACCTATAAGGATGAGGAGGAAATTTTGGAAGGTTTGACCCTGGAAGATGGAGAGGCTAAGGTAGATGATATGCAAGTGCTATCTGCAGATCGTAAAATCTTAGGATTAGAAATTCATATCGGGCGAAATAGAATTGTAAGAAGGATTTTTGCCCACCTAGGGTACGAAGTAGTCGGGTTGGATCGAGTGATGTATGCGGGACTGGATAAGAAAGACCTGAAAAGAGGACATTATCGATTCCTTACCGAGAAAGAAGTGATCCGGCTAAAATATTATGTCTAG
- a CDS encoding OmpH family outer membrane protein gives MMKIKVALAAVMVLLLGFSAQAQEVKIGYTSVEFIMDLMPEMEQIGADIQDYQTQLQTNIQTKAADFQRQVQAYQQAAPTMTEDARAAKEAELTKLQQDLQKYEQDAQISYQRKLQELLEPVQTKVINAINTVAAENNYTHIFAETAGQSPILLYTKEADKFTELVLAKLGLKMPTPPAAGGN, from the coding sequence ATGATGAAAATTAAAGTTGCCCTAGCCGCAGTAATGGTATTGCTTCTAGGATTTTCCGCTCAAGCACAGGAAGTTAAAATCGGCTACACTAGCGTAGAGTTTATTATGGATTTAATGCCTGAAATGGAGCAAATTGGAGCTGATATCCAAGATTATCAAACTCAGCTTCAAACCAATATTCAGACTAAGGCTGCGGACTTCCAAAGACAAGTGCAAGCTTATCAGCAAGCTGCTCCGACCATGACAGAAGATGCAAGAGCTGCCAAAGAAGCTGAATTGACCAAGCTCCAGCAAGACCTTCAGAAGTATGAGCAAGATGCTCAAATTTCATATCAGCGAAAGCTTCAGGAGCTTCTTGAGCCAGTTCAAACCAAAGTAATCAACGCGATCAATACGGTTGCAGCTGAAAACAACTACACGCATATTTTCGCTGAAACTGCCGGCCAGTCTCCGATCTTATTGTACACCAAAGAGGCTGACAAGTTTACAGAATTGGTATTGGCTAAACTTGGATTGAAAATGCCAACCCCTCCTGCAGCGGGTGGAAATTAA
- a CDS encoding BamA/OMP85 family outer membrane protein has translation MKRSLLILFFLIGSFTSMAQIRLGQSRYASPRPVNILELNYAKPQQYRIAEIKAVGLATLDEVAIISLAGLKVDDRIEVPGDAISGALKKLWGQGIIGDVKILVTKIEGDDIYLLLDLTERPRFSRVEFSGINKTQESELRDKVNIRGRVVRDDVLNTAKRNIEKYYLDKGFLNTEVKILQERDTTLPNSVRLRFDINTNEKVKINTIAIDGNEEISDRAIKGKMKKTKEHPRVAIFKDLYSRLADASPSSVKNSIFYTDSTSKEDAIDYLNRNLKLNFFNGSKYIPKEYRTDKDKIIAFYNSKGFRDAKILDDSVYNFSSDKINIDIAVEEGRKYFYRNISFRGNYIHTDSELLERLGIQKGDVYDKEKLDKRLNYDPQKGDDVSSLYQDNGYLFFNIDPVEINVVGDSIDLEMRIFEGPQVTVNSVSIEGNERTSDHVVMREIRILPGQKFNRSLLVRTIRELSTLGYFDPEKINPDLRPNFEQATVDITFQLEERPNDQIELSGGWGGFYGFVGTVGLVFNNFSIKNIGDFSKWDPLPVGDGQKLSLRVQANGRTFQNYSLSLSEPWFGGKKPNSLSFAFNHSIQRQVDFFNRNNFGNELGSFRITGVTLGLAKRVTWPDDYFQISNSVQFQNYVFDRFGTSFGLTYPSGTSKSITLNTTIARNNVDNTIYPRLGSNIILSTEFTPPYNSLNRKLTEESTDQEKYNWLEYHKWMFDASFYTPVFGSNKWVASARAHMGFLGSYGNKLGIIPLERFVMGGDGMTFNNFALGQEIIGLRGYENQVITPGRDTRGTANPDPYGGVVYNKYVMELRFLVSPNPSATIFLLGFAEAGNNWGSYREFNPYDLKKSAGVGARIFMPAFGLLGIDWGYGFDNAPGTLQRSGPQFHFTIGQQFR, from the coding sequence ATGAAAAGAAGTTTATTAATTCTGTTCTTTTTGATTGGGTCATTTACCAGCATGGCGCAAATCCGTTTGGGACAAAGTCGTTATGCATCGCCAAGACCAGTCAACATTTTGGAGCTGAATTACGCCAAACCGCAGCAATATCGAATTGCTGAAATCAAAGCCGTTGGCTTGGCTACCCTTGATGAAGTCGCGATTATTTCTCTTGCAGGTCTCAAAGTTGATGACCGGATTGAAGTACCGGGCGATGCGATTTCAGGTGCCTTGAAGAAACTTTGGGGCCAGGGAATTATCGGAGATGTTAAAATTTTAGTCACTAAAATAGAAGGTGACGATATTTATTTATTGCTCGATTTGACGGAGCGCCCAAGATTCTCCCGGGTCGAATTTTCAGGCATAAACAAAACTCAAGAAAGCGAGCTTCGAGACAAAGTAAATATCAGAGGTCGTGTCGTTCGCGATGATGTTTTAAATACTGCAAAGCGGAACATCGAAAAATATTACTTAGATAAAGGATTCTTAAATACAGAAGTAAAAATACTTCAGGAAAGAGACACCACCTTACCCAACAGTGTCCGGCTAAGATTCGATATCAATACCAACGAAAAAGTCAAAATCAATACGATTGCAATCGACGGAAACGAGGAGATTTCAGATCGAGCCATCAAAGGGAAAATGAAAAAAACCAAGGAGCATCCTCGGGTAGCCATTTTCAAAGATTTGTATTCCAGACTAGCAGATGCCAGTCCATCTTCAGTGAAAAATTCGATTTTCTACACTGATTCTACCTCAAAAGAAGATGCGATCGATTACCTAAATCGAAATTTAAAGCTCAACTTTTTCAATGGATCAAAATACATCCCCAAAGAATATCGAACGGATAAGGATAAAATCATTGCCTTTTACAATAGCAAAGGCTTTAGAGATGCAAAAATCCTGGATGATTCGGTTTACAATTTTTCTTCGGATAAAATCAACATTGACATAGCGGTCGAGGAAGGCCGAAAATACTTTTACCGCAACATCTCTTTCAGAGGAAATTATATCCACACGGACTCCGAACTGTTAGAGAGGCTTGGTATTCAGAAGGGAGATGTCTACGACAAAGAAAAACTGGACAAACGTCTCAATTATGATCCTCAAAAAGGAGATGACGTCAGCTCCCTGTACCAAGATAATGGATACCTCTTCTTCAATATTGACCCCGTAGAAATCAATGTTGTAGGGGATTCCATCGATCTAGAAATGCGAATCTTTGAAGGGCCACAGGTTACAGTAAACAGTGTGAGCATAGAAGGGAACGAGCGAACTTCTGATCACGTAGTCATGCGGGAAATTCGAATCCTTCCAGGTCAAAAATTCAACCGAAGCTTACTCGTCCGAACTATCCGAGAACTTTCAACGCTAGGCTATTTTGACCCTGAAAAAATCAATCCCGACCTCCGGCCAAACTTCGAGCAAGCAACTGTAGATATTACCTTCCAACTCGAGGAACGTCCAAATGACCAAATTGAGCTTTCTGGTGGTTGGGGAGGTTTCTATGGCTTCGTAGGAACTGTAGGATTAGTGTTTAACAACTTCTCCATCAAAAATATCGGAGACTTCAGCAAGTGGGATCCGCTACCTGTAGGGGATGGACAAAAGCTTTCCTTGAGAGTTCAGGCAAATGGCCGTACGTTCCAAAACTATTCCCTCTCGTTGAGTGAACCTTGGTTTGGAGGTAAAAAGCCAAACTCTTTGAGCTTTGCCTTTAATCATTCCATTCAGCGTCAAGTTGACTTCTTTAACCGAAATAACTTTGGCAATGAATTAGGATCGTTCCGTATCACAGGAGTCACTTTGGGACTTGCAAAACGAGTTACTTGGCCGGATGATTATTTCCAAATCAGTAATTCGGTACAATTCCAGAATTATGTGTTTGACCGATTTGGTACTTCCTTTGGGTTGACTTACCCATCTGGCACCTCAAAAAGTATTACGCTGAACACCACCATTGCTCGTAATAACGTGGATAATACGATCTATCCTCGTCTGGGATCCAACATCATTCTATCTACAGAATTTACCCCTCCTTACAACTCTTTGAACAGAAAACTCACCGAGGAATCTACTGATCAGGAGAAATACAATTGGCTGGAATACCATAAATGGATGTTTGATGCCTCCTTCTACACCCCTGTATTTGGATCCAACAAATGGGTGGCGAGTGCAAGAGCTCACATGGGCTTCTTGGGATCCTATGGAAATAAACTTGGAATTATTCCTTTGGAGCGATTCGTAATGGGTGGAGACGGAATGACCTTCAACAACTTCGCTTTAGGCCAGGAAATTATTGGTTTGAGAGGATATGAAAACCAAGTCATCACACCTGGTAGAGATACCCGAGGTACTGCAAATCCTGATCCTTATGGTGGAGTAGTTTACAATAAATATGTCATGGAATTGAGATTCCTAGTATCACCGAACCCATCTGCTACAATCTTCTTACTCGGATTTGCAGAAGCTGGAAATAACTGGGGATCCTACCGGGAATTTAACCCTTATGATTTGAAAAAATCTGCAGGTGTGGGTGCCAGAATCTTTATGCCAGCATTTGGTCTGTTGGGGATCGATTGGGGATATGGGTTTGATAACGCTCCTGGAACATTGCAGCGAAGTGGTCCTCAGTTCCACTTTACCATCGGACAACAATTCAGATAA
- the nqrF gene encoding NADH:ubiquinone reductase (Na(+)-transporting) subunit F: protein MGSVIITSIVAFTVIILLLVLILLFAQSKLVNSGDVKIVINGDESNPIVASAGSSLLSTLGNQKIFLPSACGGGGTCAMCKCVVEEGGGDVLPTEVGHLSRAEQQGQVRLACQVKVKQDMKIRVPEEIFGIKKWECEVISNYNVSTFIKEFKVKLPEGETLHFEAGGYIQIDVPAITVNFKDMDITPHPELGHPADVYKSDWDKFGLWSLVMKNDEPLFRAYSMANHPAEGNIIMLTIRIATPPWDRANNRWMDVNPGVCSSYVFSRKPGDKVTISGPYGEFHINPTQREMIYIGGGAGMAPLRAQIFHLFHTEKTSRKVSYWYGGRSKKELFYVPHFRDIEKDFTNFNFHIGLSEPLPEDNWKVKKSLEDREADGYVGFIHQVLYDNYLKNHPEPDEVEYYLCGPPLMNAAVLKMLDDLGIPKENIRFDDFGG, encoded by the coding sequence ATGGGTTCTGTAATTATCACGTCCATTGTAGCGTTCACGGTAATTATCCTGCTACTGGTACTTATCCTGCTTTTCGCCCAGTCTAAATTGGTCAATTCAGGTGATGTTAAGATTGTCATCAACGGTGACGAAAGTAATCCTATCGTGGCTTCCGCCGGATCGAGCTTGCTTTCCACTCTTGGCAATCAGAAAATTTTCCTTCCTTCCGCTTGCGGTGGAGGTGGTACTTGCGCGATGTGCAAGTGTGTAGTTGAAGAAGGTGGAGGAGATGTGTTGCCAACCGAAGTTGGTCACTTGAGCCGTGCAGAGCAGCAAGGTCAAGTAAGACTTGCTTGTCAGGTGAAAGTAAAGCAAGACATGAAAATCCGCGTACCAGAAGAAATTTTTGGTATCAAGAAGTGGGAATGTGAAGTTATTTCTAACTACAACGTTTCTACGTTTATTAAAGAATTCAAGGTTAAACTTCCAGAAGGAGAAACGCTTCATTTTGAAGCGGGAGGTTATATCCAGATTGATGTTCCAGCGATCACTGTGAATTTCAAAGACATGGATATCACTCCACATCCTGAGCTAGGTCACCCTGCGGATGTTTACAAGAGCGATTGGGATAAGTTTGGTCTTTGGAGCTTGGTGATGAAAAATGACGAGCCTTTGTTCCGTGCCTATTCTATGGCCAATCACCCTGCTGAAGGTAACATCATTATGTTGACGATTCGTATTGCTACTCCGCCATGGGATCGTGCTAATAACAGATGGATGGATGTCAATCCAGGAGTTTGTTCTTCCTATGTTTTCTCTAGAAAGCCAGGTGACAAGGTGACCATTTCAGGTCCTTATGGAGAATTCCACATCAATCCTACTCAGCGTGAGATGATCTATATCGGTGGTGGTGCTGGTATGGCTCCTTTGAGAGCACAGATCTTCCACCTGTTCCACACAGAAAAGACGAGCAGAAAAGTTTCTTACTGGTATGGAGGTAGATCTAAAAAAGAACTTTTCTATGTGCCTCATTTCAGAGATATTGAAAAAGACTTCACCAATTTCAACTTCCACATTGGCCTTTCTGAGCCACTTCCTGAGGATAATTGGAAAGTCAAGAAGTCTTTGGAAGATCGAGAAGCAGACGGATATGTTGGTTTCATTCACCAAGTCTTGTATGATAACTACCTCAAAAATCACCCAGAGCCAGATGAGGTAGAATATTACCTATGCGGTCCTCCTTTGATGAACGCAGCGGTACTCAAGATGCTTGATGACTTGGGTATTCCAAAAGAAAATATCAGATTTGACGACTTCGGTGGTTAA
- a CDS encoding cytochrome b5 domain-containing protein: protein MKQFTKQQLALRNGQDKPEIWVAFQGVIYDVSESRLWKNGKHYEHWAGQDLTEELIDAPHTEKVFLKFKPIGLLV from the coding sequence ATGAAGCAGTTTACCAAGCAACAACTTGCCCTGCGAAATGGGCAAGATAAGCCCGAGATTTGGGTGGCTTTTCAAGGGGTGATTTATGATGTAAGTGAATCTCGCCTGTGGAAAAATGGCAAACACTATGAACATTGGGCGGGTCAAGATTTGACAGAAGAGCTAATTGATGCCCCTCATACAGAAAAAGTATTCTTAAAATTTAAGCCTATCGGGCTCTTGGTTTAA
- a CDS encoding N-acetylglucosamine kinase — translation MILIADSGSSKTDWRVLHPNGEVSSFRGLGLNPYYMTAEEMAIQLRQDFLLNYAKDITQIYYYGAGCSAPERKAEVFQALRSIFPIAEIRVDHDLSAAARATCGHSAGIACILGTGSNSCDYDGKKIVAHRPAAGYILGDEGGGCSIGKKFLQDFIHEEMPIPIREAAIERFKITQNIIQDHVYRQPFPSRYMASFCRFISENSADSYCYYLFSNSFKEFFGKHVCKYSGYQEKPVNFVGSIAFYNQSILRDVANELGIQIQTILESPIDGLISYHQNSH, via the coding sequence ATGATTTTAATTGCTGATAGCGGGAGTAGTAAAACGGATTGGCGTGTCCTTCATCCCAATGGGGAGGTGAGTTCATTTCGAGGCTTAGGGCTCAATCCTTATTATATGACTGCCGAAGAAATGGCCATCCAACTACGTCAAGATTTTCTTCTCAATTATGCAAAAGACATCACCCAGATCTATTATTATGGAGCGGGATGTTCAGCCCCTGAGCGAAAGGCCGAAGTTTTCCAAGCCTTGAGATCTATTTTTCCAATTGCAGAAATTAGGGTGGACCATGATTTAAGTGCAGCAGCTCGAGCTACTTGTGGGCACTCAGCAGGAATAGCCTGCATTTTGGGAACAGGCTCGAATAGCTGTGATTATGACGGAAAGAAAATCGTTGCACATCGACCTGCAGCAGGTTATATTTTAGGGGATGAAGGTGGAGGATGTTCCATTGGGAAAAAATTTCTTCAGGATTTTATTCATGAAGAAATGCCTATCCCGATTCGGGAGGCTGCCATAGAACGATTCAAAATCACCCAAAATATCATTCAAGACCATGTGTATCGTCAACCGTTTCCAAGTCGATATATGGCAAGCTTTTGTCGGTTTATTTCTGAGAATTCAGCAGATTCCTATTGTTATTACCTTTTTTCAAATTCATTCAAAGAGTTTTTTGGCAAGCACGTTTGTAAGTATTCCGGATATCAAGAAAAGCCAGTCAATTTTGTAGGTTCAATTGCCTTTTACAATCAGTCAATACTAAGAGATGTGGCCAATGAGTTAGGAATTCAAATTCAAACGATTCTTGAAAGCCCAATTGATGGGCTCATTAGCTATCATCAAAATAGTCATTAA
- a CDS encoding OmpH family outer membrane protein encodes MDKSLKIVLLLLLVLGSNTVFAQKLGYIDSEYILNKHPDYKVIQQELSKVSAEWKKEAQTLDQEIKELYSQLKAEEVLLTEEMYQKKLAEIKIKEKTAQEFNSRVFGIEGLYYQKQAELLQPLQSKIYDAIERVTRRNNLAMLFDKAAGPSAIIWTDPRHDYSEFVLEELGIEENN; translated from the coding sequence ATGGATAAATCACTGAAAATTGTACTTTTGCTGCTTCTCGTGCTGGGTTCAAACACTGTTTTCGCCCAAAAATTAGGATACATTGATTCAGAATATATCCTAAACAAACATCCAGACTACAAAGTCATCCAGCAAGAGCTTTCCAAAGTGAGCGCAGAATGGAAAAAAGAGGCACAAACTTTGGATCAGGAGATCAAGGAATTGTATTCTCAACTGAAAGCAGAAGAAGTCTTGCTTACCGAAGAGATGTACCAAAAAAAGCTGGCAGAAATTAAGATTAAAGAAAAAACGGCTCAGGAATTTAACAGTCGAGTATTTGGAATAGAAGGACTGTATTACCAAAAACAGGCAGAACTACTTCAACCTCTCCAATCTAAAATTTACGATGCAATCGAGCGAGTAACTAGAAGAAATAATCTAGCGATGCTATTTGATAAAGCCGCTGGTCCTTCGGCAATCATCTGGACCGACCCAAGACACGACTATTCAGAGTTTGTCTTGGAAGAATTAGGAATCGAAGAAAACAATTAA